In Gadus morhua chromosome 2, gadMor3.0, whole genome shotgun sequence, a single window of DNA contains:
- the LOC115559103 gene encoding uncharacterized protein LOC115559103, translating into MLQDEDFIFFLCFFHNIMPHVDMLYQKLQKKDIDAVFIKRALESFTSSVQTIRDSDQLQEPSGTDRHRTALTEEAKQRLSEEVCDTILAQTKARFSFTGQLVSATLIQGNMFDRYCDSFPADALNATVKAYPTLNKAKLQTELSLIYENPEFKACCGALALYQVIMSYNLQDTFSETVNLLNILITRAEAERCFSTLKRIKTFLRNSMDQERLNALAMLSMERELVLNMRDFNEKVTDRFAALKERQAKFQYK; encoded by the exons ATGCTACAGGACGAAGACTTCAtttttttcctgtgtttttttcACAACATCATGCCCCACGTCGACATGCTGTACCAGAAGCTCCagaagaaggacattgatgcCGTCTTCATCAAAAGGGCCCTCGAGAGCTTCACAAGCAGTGTGCAGACCATTAG AGACTCTGACCAGCTGCAAGAGCCATCAGGAACCGACAGACACAGGACGGCTTTGACAGAAGAGGCGAAGCAGAGactgtctgaagaggtctgCGACACCATCCTCGCTCAGACCAAAGCGAGGTTCTCTTTCACTGGCCAGCTTGTGAGTGCTACCTTAATACAAGGAAATATGTTTGACAGGTACTGCGATTCATTTCCTGCTGATGCTTTGAATGCCACTGTGAAGGCATATCCAACGCTGAACAAGGCAAAGCTCCAGACGGAACTGTCTCTAATCTATGAGAATCCTGAATTCAAGGCCTGCTGTGGTGCACTGGCACTGTACCAGGTCATCATGAGCTACAACCTCCAGGATACATTCTCTGAGACTGTGAATTTGTTGAACATTCTCATAACTAGAGCTGAAGCTGAGAGATGTTTCTCAACCTTGAAAAGAATCAAGACATTCCTGCGAAATTCAATGGACCAGGAACGTCTGAATGCACTGGCCATGCTCTCCATGGAGAGGGAACTAGTCCTCAACATGCGTGATTTCAATGAGAAAGTCACTGACCGCTTTGCTGCACTGAAAGAGAGACAAGCAAAGTTTCAGTACAAGtaa